A genomic stretch from Scatophagus argus isolate fScaArg1 chromosome 19, fScaArg1.pri, whole genome shotgun sequence includes:
- the LOC124050952 gene encoding trace amine-associated receptor 1-like: MEPKLTVNGSYVINGIHPCYESDNTTFVFTNNSSIICILVYVFLGSLSVVTVCGNFLVIISIIYFKQLHVPTNYLILSLAVADLLVGVLVFPFSMAFTVTACLYHDDLFYRYYAVCQPLTYATKINVNVTAIMILVSWGISVLIGIGIIIAGFSQGTCEDMCSVDVVMANTMGPVFSFYLPAIIMLCIYLKIFLVAQKQMKSIQNTTCQGTMSGATVSKMERKATKTLAIVMGVFLLCLTPYFLCIVFQPLAYKTPPVPVIESLNWLTLSNSLLNPFIYAFFYSWFRSAFRMIISGKIFQGDFANSKLF, encoded by the exons ATGGAACCCAAGCTAACTGTCAACGGATCTTATGTTATCAATGGCATACATCCCTGCTATGAATCAGATAACACAACTTTTGTATTTACAAATAATTCTTCCATAATATGTATATTGGTGTATGTTTTCCTTGGCTCACTGtctgttgtcacagtgtgtggaaaCTTTCTTGTAATAATCTCCATCATTTACTTCAAGCAGCTCCACGTCCCTACTAACTACCTCATACTGTCTCTGGCTGTGGCTGACCTGCTCGTGGGagttttagtttttcctttCAGCATGGCATTCACTGTAACTGCATGTCTATATCATGAcgatttatttt ACAGATATTACGCAGTGTGTCAGCCTTTGACATATGCGACTAagataaatgttaatgttactgCGATCATGATCCTGGTTAGTTGGGGTATTTCTGTTCTAATTGGAATTGGCATCATAATTGCAGGATTCAGCCAAGGTACATGTGAAGATATGTGCTCTGTGGATGTTGTAATGGCAAACACTATGGGAccagttttctcattttatctCCCTGCCATCATAATGCTCTGTATCTACCTGAAGATTTTCCTTGTTGCtcagaaacagatgaagagcATCCAGAACACAACCTGTCAGGGCACAATGTCTGGAGCAACTGTCAGTAAGATGGAAAGGAAAGCCACCAAAACTCTGGCAATAGTTATGGGAGTTTTTCTCTTATGTTTGACtccttattttctttgtattgtttttcagCCTTTAGCTTATAAAACACCACCAGTTCCTGTGATTGAATCACTTAACTGGCTTACACTGTCAAATTCACTGCTGAATCCGTTTATCTAtgctttcttttacagctgGTTCAGATCAGCATTCAGAATgatcatttctggaaaaatatttcaaggtgaTTTTGCTAACTCAAAATTGTTTTGA
- the LOC124050953 gene encoding trace amine-associated receptor 1-like, whose amino-acid sequence MEPRVTINGPSTVNDIHPCYESLNTTIVFSSNPSIICVLLYVFLGSMSVVTVCGNFLVIISIIYFKQLHIPTNYLILSLAVADLLVGVLVFPFSMTVTVTACWYFEGLLCQIRGCFDVTLSTASILNLCCISIDRYHAVCQPLTYRSKINDRVVGIMILLSWGVAAIIGIGIIIAGFNQGKCEESCLIDALISTTLACIFSFYIPVIIMLSIYLKIFLIAQRQANSIQNTTCQTTKSGATVSKMERKATKTLAIVMGVFLLCWTPYFLCIIFQPLTQGVTPVAVIETLNWLTLSNSMLNPFIYAFFYSWFRAALRIIFSGKIFQGDFANSKLL is encoded by the coding sequence ATGGAACCAAGAGTGACTATCAACGGGCCTTCAACTGTTAATGACATACATCCCTGCTATGAATCTCTTAATACAACTATTGTATTTTCAAGCAACCCCTCCAtaatatgtgttttattatatGTTTTCCTTGGTTCAATGtctgttgtcacagtgtgtggaaaCTTTCTTGTAATAATCTCCATCATTTACTTCAAACAGCTCCACATCCCTACTAACTACCTCATACTGTCTCTGGCTGTGGCTGACCTGCTTGTGGGagttttagtttttcctttCAGCATGACAGTCACTGTAACTGCGTGCTGGTACTTTGAAGGCTTACTTTGTCAAATACGGGGATGCTTTGATGTTACACTGAGCACAGCTTCTATTTTGAACTTGTGCTGTATTTCTATTGACAGATATCATGCAGTGTGTCAGCCTCTCACTTatagaagtaaaataaatgatcgTGTTGTTGGGATTATGATCCTGTTGAGCTGGGGAGTTGCTGCTATAATTGGAATTGGCATCATAATCGCAGGTTTTAATCaaggaaaatgtgaagaaagtTGTTTAATTGATGCTCTAATATCAACAACTCTGGcatgcattttctctttttatatcCCAGTCATTATAATGCTTAGTATCTACCTGAAGATTTTCCTTAttgcacagagacaggcaaACAGCATCCAGAACACAACCTGTCAGACCACAAAGTCTGGAGCAACTGTCagtaagatggagagaaaggccACCAAAACTCTGGCCATAGTTATGGGAGTTTTTCTGTTATGCTGGACTCCTTACTTTCTTTGTATCATTTTTCAGCCTTTGACACAGGGTGTAACACCAGTTGCTGTGATTGAAACTCTTAATTGGCTTACACTGTCGAATTCAATGCTCAATCCGTTTATTTAtgctttcttttacagctgGTTCAGAGCAGCACTCAGGATAATCttttctggaaaaatatttcaaggtgaTTTTGCTAACTCAAAACTTCTTTAA